The DNA segment ATTACGAAAATTCATGAAATAAATAGatacaaatattaatttcatatttaaatcgaTACAACATAAAATTTAAGAGTGTAAATTGAAATATTCCCAAACTAATAATAacactaataataataataataaatactaaACTCATAGTATTAGTAAGTTAATAGAAAACTAAGATATAAGTTAATAGGTTGTGGAACATGTGTTTGGTTGGTAAGGACTATACtttaaagaaggaaaaaaaaaaaaaaaaaaaaaaaagaagatgtaAAGTTAGAGTTAATGTAGTGTATGAAATTAGCAAAGGCTTTTTGcttaaaaatgaatataatgAAATAGTTAATTTGGAATTCATAGAAAACTAAATGATGAAGGGAAACATAAATAGGAGAGACAAAGattattaaaaaactaaaaaaataataataataaaaagggtGTGTGGGATAGTGGGGAGTAATGATATGGTTTATGTAATGAGACAAAGAGGCGCAGGCCAGGCGGTGACAGAGGCAGTGGAAATAAATAGTTGACTCTCTTTAGCCTTAACTTTCTGATTATATCCATTTCCCCCTTTCTTCACAGAGTGAATGCCTCTGAAGTccaaagagagaaaaaaaaagagtctCTAACTTTCTCATTCTTACCATTATCTTCTGTTTTCCCGCCGCCTTAGCTGctttttttcaactatataacataaaaccattttattaacGAATTTTATTGTTGGATGTGGCTGCCATGATGAGGTTTTTGCTCATATTTTTACCGTTGGATATTTCAAAATCGACCGTTAAAGTTAAGAATCCTCCCTCAAACATAACAAAAATTATTACGTCTGCCGGCAGAgaacaatttattattaaaagaaattctTCATAATACTTAATATAAACACCCTCAGGGTTAGAGAAAATTTATATAGCGGATTTCTCTAAACACTgtgataaaaaatgtaaatataaaaaataatacaaatatgACTTAAGTTTTGGAGGCATCCCTAAACCTGGACCAAAGTGCGTTACCCCTTAAATCCTGATTCATTGATCGGACAACAAGACCTTCATACTTAGTCGTTTGAAGAGCCAGATAACAATTTTAAGTAATTCCAACATTTAAATATGTCTTTATCCTCCCTTCAAGTTTTAAGCTTTTCTAATCCTTTTAGTAATCTCTCTCTTCCTAGAAATGATTTGAGGTGACTGGCTACAACAACATGACtggtaaatttttattattgaataaatgaaagaaaactacaaaaatatttcaAAGTTGTATTTTGTATATAGTTATTATCAGGGAAACATgagtttcatctcaaaatcaatttgcCGCAAAGAGAGAAATAACTCAGAATATCATATAAATATTGTGTGGTCTCTTCATCTCTTCGATATGAGATCTTCAATATGTCTCATCAAGATGGGTGTCTATTTTTTGGGTAACCATTTTCATTGTTAGAATATCAAATTAGACTTTATGAACTCAAATTGTATATTAAGGAAACATAAGTTACCTATCAAAATCAATTGACGATGAAATAACTAACTCATGGtattttgtaaacattatagatctctctattttttttttttttttaagtagatGAAAAATTCTAATAAGTTATTACGAATATGtagatttaatttacatttgaaGTGTGACAAAATCTCGTTGAATAACTTTTCTCAAGGCACTTGTGGGTGGTTCTTTAGTGATGAAATTGATTACCCAACTTGACTCCCACGTcaccttctctttctctttccctttctctttccctttctcCTCCTTGGTATAAATACATCATCATTCCTCTTACCATTTTACTATTCCCTTCTCTAATTAGACCAAACTCCTTCCTCTCttctttcaaattaaatttccaTGGCTGCACCCGATACCGGCCATAACTTCAACCTCCCTCCCGGATTCCGATTCTATCCGACCGACGAAGAACTCGTCGTCCATTTCCTCCACCGTAAGGCCGCCTTGCTACCCTGCCATCCCGACGTCATTCCCGACCTCAATCGCTTCACCTACGATCCCTGGAATCTAGACggtatgatataatattaaatttgtcttcACTTATTCACTAGTTTGACTTCATTGATGATTTAAGATCatttatcattatttattaaatgtgTTTGGAAAAGTTTGGTTTTGCTGATTCGTTGTGTTTTAGGGAAGGCGTTGGGAGAGGGAAACCGTTGGTATTTCTACAGTAGAAAAATTGATGTTCGAGTTACTGATAATGGATATTGGAATCCATTGGGAAGAGATGACCCTGTTCTGTCCACCGCCACCTCCGAAGTAGTCGgaatgaagaaatattttctctTTCACGTTCAAGACGCCGCCGCCGGACCTCTCAAAACTAACTGGATAATGCATGAGTATCGTCTTGCCGACGCTgccgccgccgccgcctccTCTTCTTCATCTAGACGCCGAGGACGTCCTAAAAGAGTACGCCACCTCATCTCTCTTCTAAATATTTCTTTTACCTACTTGAAAAAACGTTTTCTTGGGGTGGGATGATTTTGGATGATCAtattagtttttctttaataaaactgaattaatttaaagtctctttttttttaaaaaaaaaaaaatacttgagaaagaaatcatttaaaaattactcataagtgactgataaaaaaaaatcttcaaaagATATATGGAAATAAAACATTTGgataaaagaatgtttattaaaaatatattttttaaaaaaatatttaaacttgAAGGTCTTTCAAATAACCTTTATAAGTTATATGAAATTTAGGtttaaaaaatgtgaaatttataaaaatatatagatgAGGTtgagatttaaaaagaaaagaaaaaaatttaaatcatatatatgtgtgtttTTTTAGTTGAActacaattcaaataatttcaggaataaatttataatattataatattttcaaacctaaaaattaaattgaaatcaaactcaacatttaaaatatataaccttttttaaaatctatcaataaaataaaaactaaacataaaatctagggattaaaaaaatattgttttatgtCTTTTTAGTTCAACCAAATttggtttatttattattattattatttttgtcgAGAATAGATGCTTGAcgttaattacataaataatttgGTTGGTTGGTTTGGTTATTACAGGATTATAGCAAATGGGTATTGTGCAGAGTTTACGAAAGAGAtgaagagaaggaagaagaagaagatggggcAGAGCTATCATGTTTGGATGAAGTTTTTTTAACGTTGGACGATCTTGATGAAATTAGCTTACCCAATTGCATccaatgaagaagaaaattaattaattaattagaaatgcCTCCCAAACACAATCTTACCACGTGGTCTATTGTACTTATTATTACATCATCCTCCACCCAACTTTCTCTAAAttaccaatccaacccaacccagttctttaatatattttccactttttttttttttttaaatctctttTATGTTCCTTTTATTAATTAGttctatatattaaaaaaaaaattccaattttacatttcttttttcttttcttttcaagcAAATTCCTTCTTGATATTCTTTACTTTAGttatagatttttctttttccctttacTTTTCACTAAATAATATGGTACAATTTGgtccttttccctttttcattATTCTTATATTTAAGGAATGTTACTTTTTAAATGCATACTTATTAGTTCTCATGTTATTTTTCAACTTCGTTgaatttttacaatgattttttttccttaatagACATCAAAGGTTATCATtaacaaagaaataaaagaacaTCAAGAGAATGATGttgtcaaattttcaaaataacacTTTTAATGGATGGCCAACTATCAGCAATAATAATGTTTTTAATAGGTATATTTTCCAACGATTGGAGATTGATATTGATGATTCATTAATATATGTAATTTTATAATTGAACAAAAAACATTAAGTAAAATCTATAAATCCTAATATGAATGTAAACAGTACTAACAATAAGATCTAtaactttgaaataaaaataagatctataactttgaaataaaaatgataaataatttttataaattttagaatatatGTGACAAcccaagtttttatttttttattttttatgtaatttaaattttgcAACTTGTATTATTTgagaattattttgaattttggagattaaataaattattgtaaaaggataaatcaattttaatatttgttaagAGAAAAGTTTTAGAATTTGGATTTGGTTAAAGGAAAATTTGGGATTTATATCACATTAtctcaatttaatttatttcaagaaattgaattaaaattgggtgttttggaatttttaaagatttttggagaaggagataaatttaaattaattttgtggataattggtttaaatttattttagaacTTGAAATACCTGGAGGACCAGAAACTTCAGTGTGCAGTATTTATGTTGACTGATGATGTTGAGATTTGGTGGCAGTCGTCTGAGAATTTTATTGACACCAACGAAGGGGCGGTGGCCTTGAACCAATTAAGGACAGTTCTATGTGCAATACTTTTTTGTCGACATGAAATATAATAAGCAGGTAGAGTTCATGAATTTGAAGTAAGGGATCTTGTCTATGGTGGAGTACAAACGAGAATTCACCTAGCTATTTCATTTTGCTCCCAAGTTGGTAGCCACAAAGGAGGATAAGATAGAAAGATTCATTCAGGGTCTTAAGGATGAGCTAAGAGGTCATGTACTAGCCCATGAACCCACAAGTTTGAATgaactctaaatctagagaaccagtgagtggaagcggatcgttccaaactccattgtgaaagaacacatacatttacaatcaaacagaaatagttatgcattaaagactaaattacaacatacttcaAAGTAAATGCAAGGGATCAAGtagaatacctttgaagaacattttCTTCATGTATCCCTCGATCGATCACCAATGCGTCCAAGAGCACGAACGCAACGAGCAACTTTAGCAAACAACACGAACTAGAAAAATCTCGATCACAACAAAGTAAAACTCGATCTTTGACCCTCGAACAGAACTAGACACCACTGCtcgattaccttggtattctcggtgtgagaatctaggaatTGTGGGCTTTGAATGGAtttggatagagggaaggaggaagtaaacgatcgagtatgcgaCAGAgggaagaagtctatcgtatagacttgatactcgattgtgtagtaaacgagtaactatcatatagaaaACTCGATGACTTATCATTTACTCTTTCAACAAGTAATCTGATCACTTGATGCGTGTGTCCTGtggaatgaaaataaaaaactatttttcaactTTATCCCACAGTTAGCCATAAACCATGTAAAAcaacccactaaggtggttattggagaaaacgaaaatcaattatctcataactaattatttatcaattaataaaataactaaaacttatcatattatatgtataacctatagttttaatattgcatcatatacaacatataaaccatagttctcttttctcttttatggcatttaatataaatcatatttatattaattcctccaattaatgtatctaatacatcaaatcaattatatcatctataattgaactaatttacttatatcatatataatcaaattccctcttgttaatttgaacatttcaaactaacccaaaaactgattctcaacttgaatccattgagctaccatggggaccttatggacctgtagcttgaagctccaacggtatgtgaataactaactaaactctttaatcacgatatccaccatatGTTAAGTGCCGAacgctccactaaagatcgacagatacactcttcgcactacagatgtATTTCTTTGTCAATTggttataaccaatcaacaatacgatgactcttcacaaatcatTCGTAAGCACAattgggctaatttaccgttttgctcctgtagttatatctaactccttaagtaccactaatccctctaatgaacaagacatcatagtctcactatgtttaaacccttctcgggccaagaaaaggtatgatgtcacattgttcaagccccagaatcaacccttaagggagcaatttatctacttactcctgcttcgaggaatgagtgaattccgtcttattaACTGAGTTTcgaactccccaattagatgaatccccaaagtggtaggtttgagttggcgatctggccactcgcacccatgcaaatcaaaagaccgccctcataggtaggagttcacaacttacttaggattaaggccatgttacctatggtcatcatagtgaaattAAAGTCTCAagtatgaacggtgttatataacaagactaaatatttcatggttcggacttatacaaactcctttgtatagagcatcgccactcgcatatctaatacacgaatgatcagatcagaccatttgtagcactttacaacatttgtaacacctacaaagcaagctacacttgtagtgtcacaaggataaggcttcccttctttatccatatactacataacATTTAGGTTAACACTTAAAGcaagatccatttgtatgtctccatgtTAGGTTCTTAAAGGAAgcatattttctatgttaaatccccaaaaattgtgttgattgtttgttttaaatgcttattttgtaggtaaaatgaTCCCGAGGCATTTAGGAGTCATTAAGATAAGATCAGGCCAAAAAGGATCCAAAATAACCAAGAAATTCAACAATTTAAAGAGAATCGagtaaaattaccaaaatgacATCGAGAATGCAGCGTTACGGCCCTAGGATAGGCGTTGCACAATGCTTGAAGATAGAATGCTTTATTTTGCTGCAaaacagggcagcgttgcaacactccggACTTTAACGTGAAGCACCATGCACGCGCACGCCTTGCATTGACGAGATTgggggcagcattgcaacacaaGCCCAACGCTCCTTGGCCTTTTCATCGatttagcgttgcaatgctacccaaCGTCGTGACGCTAGCCTGCAGACTATAAAAGGTTTTTCTTGCATTTTATCAAAGGTGAGGAAGAAAATCTATGGAGGTTGGGATCTCTCTCTGAGTTCTTTCACTTCTTTGGTAATTCTTGTTCcaatttaggttagattttatattttttttgaaatgtaAACAAAAATTTAGTAATTCTTCATACAATTTGTTTATGAGTTTGTGAAGTTTGATtgaatcttgtttctatttcaaggGTTCTTgcaattcttttgagttttctctttttcctttgtgctttcttgaatttgatttcaattcttgaagcatgttgaatgatctatatcttgaacatgtatagcctagatgcttggttttgtcacaATTATTGTTGAATATGTTGCTTCCAATGTGTTCGATGGAATTTCTagccaagatctacaagaggCAATAGTAGTTGTGTGTTTGATGGCTATCCTAGGATgcactaattactagatttggagaaaatttggttaattgagtaagctatcttaacaattaatcaacacaattgaatcctagaaccTAATGCGCatgttttctattctatatggcCGCTATCGACCTCAATAGAAGTAGGAGCATATAGGTTGATTATGGTTTGGCTTATCCAACCTTAATCAATGATTAGGTCGTTCTCTCGACTAGATTATTGCTTGTTGTCGGCCTTTATATAGGCTAGCTTGATCGAGTTGAGCGAGTAGTTGCGAGCATAATCCGATTGTCAATAAACTTTTAGAATTTGATGATAGAAATTTCATTGAACGTCTAACTTGAACtagaagcaagatcattcctTACTTGTTTACATTCttcttttatcttttgatttctagtactttttttcaatttaatcaaaCCCCCGTTTTATTGCTTTAATAGTCAAGGTTAGTtaagaaagaataaaaattaaaaccttCCCTGTgaatcgacctcttacttccactttaactacgagttagttaggttgttgttcgagctttataaatattgtttgttttggGTTAGGTAGAACTAAATGTTGGgcttgatgccctaaagtcccgtgtcctatagtttgtaaacagattgtacgaacgcttgtattgttaatatataatatttacttcacatcttgtatttttgttcgtttgcttgttttatttgctttaccacaaaccaataaacataaaatccctagttatctgtatgtgattcaaacatgtatgtggtgacatagaagtggatcatgtcttgaatgataaccaaaatggtctgtagtatatggatataggagggaaaccttatcctagtaacactatggatgcgacctgctctgtggaatggtcacaagtgttgtgacctgtcatagatgatctgatcttgatcattcgtgttggggacatgcaagcgagggcgtcctatacaaagagtttgtataagacctgaccacgaagtgttaacgtttcattataacaccattcatgacagagacttcacttcactaggatgaccataggtaacatgacctaaatcttgagtgagttgggaactcctgacattgagggcagtccttcgATTTGTatgtgcgagtggctaggtcaccgattcaaacctaccattttggggattcgtctgatttgggagctagaaactcagctacacaagatggaatttactccttcctcgaggcaggggtaagtagatagataactcctttaagggctgattccagggcttgaacgatgtgcacacacaccttctcttggcccgagaggtgttcacaacAATATATggactatttgttcattagaggaatcagtggtacttgtgAGATGCAACACAGAGgcaaacggtaatttggcccaattgtacttacgagcatctatgaagggtcacgTACTcatatatccgatggacatataaatatatatgtggtaagaagagttcagctgttggtctttagtggaatgcttgacaattaacggatggcagatctcgtggttaaagagtttagttagctattcacagatcgttggagcttcgagccacaggtccattaggacccctaggtagcttggataaagttgagaaccagtgtttagattaatttgaaatgttcaaattgacaagagaaagtttgattatatatgatataattagactagttaattatatatgatataattggctaaatgtatgagatacattattttggaggaaattagatatcaatatgatttatatcaagtagaggagaaaatactatagtagatatgtgatatcaaactataggttaaaaatataatatgattatatttattagtattttagttggttaattatatgataattaactcaaaaatcacgtttggacgtgggttagtaggaatgagtcggttattgtaaccgatgaaataaaaatgaaattgtttcattttgaatcgccCGTCGTTGTCGTCCATAAAGGAAAAGTGAAGCGCGCATTGATAGAAtagaaaacgatcgcttaagaaaatcaagagcctatacgatagtcctcTTTGTCTAggcgatcgtccacctcgcgcctaaatgaTCACACATTTGTTCctacacaatcgcatagcttctttaaacgatcgtagagtGTACCggttttgctaaacgatcgtatatcatttcctaaacgatcgttcagtaaaacctacacgttCGTGTAgattctcctaaacgataagcattgtgctatgcgatagcgcctttttccctcccacttgcttatcatctacacgatccgtgcttcctccttcctctaacAAATTCACTAAataccacgctttgggttctcactccgagaatacccggggctcttttctggtggtgtcgtccccacgacgttcgtgttcgtgcggttGTTCATGCTGTTGTTGTTGACGCTGCTATtgggcattggtagatcgcgtggagggtTCAGCTGCATTGAGTTCTGAAGTTTTAAGACTGTCTTTAACTGGTATGGCAACccattcccttgttattttgtaGTTCatagcatgcctataattattgtttgtttgcataactgtatgtttgaatgtatattgttgtattttagtcatggtgagatcggagcgatccgaacgcgctcatggaactcttcagtaagagatccttcaattggtatcagagttaggtTCTGATACTTCGATTTCATCTCTTGCAATGAAATgacatttacattcttggtgggtgcttttctacactgtttaatggttaaatttgttgtggatgtgcggattaatgaatgttttcgggatgcttagcctcggtttgatttaaatccttttccatttgcagttgtttgtaaaggtccctgcgtttttgggcattcataatcgttatcgagtctgtattcaaagtttgtttgtagttttgagtcgttcgtcgaagaaGTTCTAGGTAAGCTTTGCGATTCTTtgaggaaggaggcgatctagggttgatcgcatcgtgcagaagatgtgGTACGTGATCACTGTTGATTGCTTAGTAAACGCAAGGTAAATTATTTACCTGGTTGCACGCATCggttagacgatgagatgctcgcgtatcgtttaacgcACGCGCGCActggacgatcatttaggtcagcaaacttcatcgcttagtaactgattAAACGATCACTAACACacggtaaatcatttacctgtcCTCACGCTAGGCGATTGTTTATTAATACTCTTATCGTCTAGTGtgtgctgaacgatcgtttacctactggagtttactacacgataaAGACCTCTTGGCAGTTTAAGACCCCGTTCGCTTGTGAACCAATTtgcttgatgaaaaatgtaatagatagggttttttcattccgatttttgtaaaggctcatcccggtccattaatcttttatttattacatgcgatgtatgttttttatatgtcatatggtatgcatatatagtaaatcccaccttaggttatgcaatgttcatgcatcatctctttattgtaattgttataatttagagaagtatgattttaattatgtaagagcatgctcatgcatcatataatataagagttatatttatgcatgcataaaaagcattggtatgcatcatctttatattataattgagtATAAGGGTGAAAGATAGCATATTTGTTTCgttgttacgcgttatataaaagttatatatagtaatgaccggaagGGGATTGAACTAGGTTTGCATCTtgagaggaggaggaggaggagggaATCTCCTTTCCACCCCTAAGAGTTATGGCACTTATGTTCTCGTGCTCCGATTGGGCAGGAAGCCTTCTGGAGGACTTGATTTCTAGCTTGCTTATCACGGTTGTTAGTTGGATTATTTGAGTTCCCAAATTGGTGAAGCCTTGTCTTGTTTCTTGTTGCAATTGAATGTTATCTTTTTGAAGTTGATGAAGTTTctgttgaaatttcaaagagtaTTCAACTAGCGATTTTACAACATCCTCTAAAGAAATACCTAAGGAAGATGATGAGGATGATTGATTCCGGTTTTCAAATTTCCCTTGAGTTCCCCACTTGAAGTTAGGATGATCTCTCCATCTTTGATTGTAGGTTTGCCCATGTGGATCATACTTCTTTTGGAAGCCTTCTATTTCATTCACTTGAGCTCGTAGGCAAGCTTTGGAAGTATGTCCGACCACTCCACATGCTCCACATGTCTTAACTTGAGGAGGACTGCCTTGGTCAACCTGTGTAAGAAGAGACACACGATTAGAGTCTTGAGTTCTAAGCTTACTTACCTCTTTGGATTGAGCAATGTTGTGGTAAAGAGTCGTTGATTCAAAATTCTGAGAATTTTCTGCCATGGTGGATATGAGTTGACTAGCTTCGGTGGGTGTCTTATCAGCTAGAGCCCATCCAATGGCAGCATCAATATTGTTCCCCTCCGATGGAAGTAACCCTGAATAGAAATAGTGGATAAGATATTGTTAAGAAATTTGATGATGAGGAAATGAAGAACAAAGTTGTTTATATCTTTTCCAATATTCATAAAGTGACTCTCCTACTACTTGCTTAATGCCATAGATTTCTTTTCTAATATTATGTACCTTAGATGCagggaaatttttttataagaacTTCTGTTTCAACCCATTCCATCTAGTGATGGATACTGCCAACAAATAGTACAACCAATCTTTGGCCACATCCTTCAAAGAGAAGGGAAAGGCCCTAAGATTAAGTTGTTCTTAGGTCACCCCATGCGGGCACATTCTATCACATACTAGATGTAAACCACGAACCTTACTTTTCCTACTTAAATATGTTAAGAAGTATGTTAAGTAGGTTTAAGTATGAGTTATGATATATTGTAGGGAAAAGATGAGGAATAAGGAAAATGAAAGAAGGAAATTCAAAAGTGTTGAAAGTTATAGCCCTCGGGTAGCTTTGAGTTTGGCCTTAGCAAGtaaaatttatctaagtatGGGAACTAGGCATGGAAGCCATATGCATTGATGAGAGGTTTCCATGGGCGATGGCCTTGTCATTGGAGGTTAGGCGAGAACTTGGAAAGATTGGCCGTGATGGTTAAGTGGTTGACACATGAGGAAACCATGCGTTGGTAAGGGATGTGCGGCAGCCAAGGGTTGTGAGGTTAATGTGGCATGCGGCTGAGTATGTTGTCTTAGGTGATGATAAGAGTGAGTGATACTAGGCAATGGCTTGAGCAAGCAAGACTCGGCTTTGGCACGACATGTAGGCACTAgctagtgttgggttttatatcctaaaactcgcagtttgtaaaattataaacattttctataatcaataaacttattattgattttataaattgtatatatgaatgtctaaatccaataaactaagacccatgactattacatgagtacttgaaatttatgtggagatataagagtggttcaggtttgagtaaatagtaaaaatgatctatagtacatgaataagattgggtatcttattctggtaacgctattagatgcggcctactttgtagttgttacaaagagttgtaaagtgcttgATGCttgggaaattggaagtcaattttactcggcAGCCAAAATCCTGTGGACGCGGTATgcaatgcatgttcctaagatatgcgttgatagccatgcgtcgatggtcatgtgttggaatgaaaataaAGGAGAGATAAACAAGATTGattattaattccttaattcaaaatgtcatacatacaattagaaaaagaaaggaaaagaaatgacgCTGGACGCAAAACTTTGCTCCTActggatgtgcgtcaaggctgccggtggtgccatggatagccggaggagctgactctttcaagatctagctccggtcaaagctccggtcgtcactcttCGGATGAAtgtgaaggaggtgaagaactctcagtgTCTTCTCcagcattttgtctggatcacaaggatccccCTAGGCAACCTCAGGCGaaaccttggataaaatgaatcTTAGCTCATTGgctt comes from the Benincasa hispida cultivar B227 chromosome 5, ASM972705v1, whole genome shotgun sequence genome and includes:
- the LOC120078305 gene encoding NAC domain-containing protein 104, translating into MAAPDTGHNFNLPPGFRFYPTDEELVVHFLHRKAALLPCHPDVIPDLNRFTYDPWNLDGKALGEGNRWYFYSRKIDVRVTDNGYWNPLGRDDPVLSTATSEVVGMKKYFLFHVQDAAAGPLKTNWIMHEYRLADAAAAAASSSSSRRRGRPKRDYSKWVLCRVYERDEEKEEEEDGAELSCLDEVFLTLDDLDEISLPNCIQ